The following DNA comes from Rhodopirellula bahusiensis.
CGGGCTGGATGTCTGTTTCCAACCAATCGACCAACCGGCCGACTTCTTCGAATTGTCGTCCGTGTTCGCCGCGAAGCATCGACAACGTCAGAGCACCGAGTTTGGCCGGGTCGGTTTTGACTGCTTTGCGAGTCAACATCCGGATCAGACCCGGGCGGTCCATCCAAGATCGTGTCCACCGCGGCAACCAACGCAGCCAAGGCATTTGCTGCAAGAGATAGACATGGACGCCGCCAAAGAAAACTCGGTCGGACGCGATGGTGGAATCATCGGTCCGGATCGGTGTGTACACCGGTTGAAGAAGAACGTCATCCCCACCGGCCAACAACGCTTTGGCGATCGCGTTGTCGTGCATGCAACTGCCGCAGTACATCCCTGCGGCACCGGCGGTCAGGAAGACAATTTTCAATCAACTGACTCAAAGTCTTCGAAGTCGTCCAGGTCGTCGTCCAATCCTTCTTCGTTGTCATCGCCGGCGGTGTTCAAACCAAACTCAGCACTGATCTCGTCATCAATTTCGATTTCGTAGTCGTCTTCGAGTTCTTCTTCGAAGTCGTCATCGAAATCGTCGTCGAAGTCATCTTCGTCGATGTCATCGAACTCATCCACGTCGTCATCGATGTCGTCGAGGTCATCGCCGATATCGGGGCTGTCGTCATCCGTGTTGTCGTCTTGGTCATCGGAGTCGTCGTCATCATCATCCGCCAACGTGGGGCTGGTGGCGGGAATTGCGATCGAGGTGGAGTGACCAGGAGTTGGTGCCACGCCTTGGGTCACCGAGGTGCCCGGCAACAGGGTGCCGGACATGAGAAGCGGATCGGTTGCATCGATTCCCAAATTCGCGGGAGCAACAGAATCAGCAACGGGGGCGGTCAGGGTGGCAGGCATGAACAGATTGGAAATGCGGGTGTGGAGGATGAATGCGTGAGAAACTGGGGGATTCTCGCAGTCCGCAACGGTTTGGTGAACCGTGGGGGTTTCAAGGATTCGATCGAGGATCGGGTCGACGCGGGGTCGATCATTTTGCTAACTGGCACAGCATTCACAAGCCGACAAGCCGGAATTGTTTTCGGAAATTCGCTGACAGAACCCGTTCTGAATCAGGTTTTCCGGTCAATGACGTTGTTTCGGCCCACTCAACACCGGGTGATCGACCGCCATGGATGGCACTTTCCAAAACGAATCCGCACAAAAATCATCGAATTCCAACGATGAGATTTCTTTGAGCGAACCCATTTCCCGTCGGGGGATCCTCGCGGCCGCAATGCTGCGAATGACCGCCGGAGTCGCCATTGTAGGTGCCGGGACCACTGGTTGCGCCTCGCGACGCTACGGGCATTTGCTCGCCAGCGACGACAAAGACATGGTCGGCAGCCACGAAGCGGGCGCCGCAACATGGAACCCGTTGGTGGACGAAGCGGTCGCGAAAATTTTGAGTCGTTGCCCGCCGCCCAACGAGTCGGTGATCTTTCCGGGGCAATTTGCCGACAACGGAACGCCAGCCCAAATGGCGAGCCATTTGCAGACTTCGCCCGAGTCGATGGTCGACCCCGCGACTGGCGAAGCCATCATCGGATCGCAAGTTTCGTTGCCGGGATCCGCTCCTTTGGTGCAGGGTCCGGCCAAGGTTTGCTTCATTGGCATCGAAAACAAAAGCGCCGAAGAACTGGTCGATTTCAAAGACCAACTGTACGAACGCATCGATTCGCAACTCAATTCGGGCAGCTCTTTCCGTAGCATCAGCCGCCGAATGGTCGATGCCGCGTTGATCGAAACTCGGATGCGTCCCGATTCGTTGTTCTTGCCACAGAACCGAGGTGCATTCGCCGCGGCATTAGGGCGGCAAGGCACCCCGGTCGATTACTTGCTGTACGCAACCATCACGTCCGGCACGACGGATCGAAACAAGTCGACTCAGCGGGACTACTTGCTGACGTTGGAAATGGTCAACTTGGAATCAGGCGACTACATCAAAGAGTCGTCGAAGATCCGCAAGGGCTATCACAACACGCGAGCGGGCAAGTGGTGGAACTTCGGTTTGTTCGACCAAGCCGACGGATGATCCCTGCGATCGTCTTTCGAACGCTTCCATTGATCGCCGCGTTGTTGACGACGACGCTGGCGGGATGCGCCGCAAAGCTTGCGCACATCGACACGGCTCGGAATGCATTTGCCTCCGGGGATCCGGACACGGCTCGCGAGGTTCTGTCAAAAGTCGCTGACGGCGGTGGGCGTTTCGCGACGCCGGCCAAGTTGGATTTGGCGATGGTCGATTTGGCCGTGGGCGATGCGACGTCCGCCGAGAAAACGCTGCGTGAACTTCGCGACGAATTTGATGCGTCGTTGAAGGTCGCGCCGTTGCACGAAGCGGCGGCGATGGTGACCGACGACACCGCGCGGAAGTTCCGTCCGGCGGGCTACGAGCAAGTCATGATCCGCACGATGTTGGCGATGTGTTCGCTGGTTCGCGATGGCGACGACGCGGAGAGCTACATCAACCAAGCTGCGATGTTGCAAGCGAAGCTGCAGCAGGAGCACGACGAGCGACGCAGCAGCGTGTTCGGCGAGGTCGCTGCGGACAAGCTGACGGCGAACCCGCATCAAGAGTTGGCGTTGGCTCCGTATCTGCGGGGCGTTTTGCGAGAAGAGAACTTGCACGATTTGGATGACGCCCGTCGCAACTATCAGTTGGTCAGTGCGATTCGCCCGAGCTTTCTGCCCGCGGCAGATGATTTGAAACGAGCGACCGAAGGTGTGCACAGCAAACCAGGCCACGGTGCTTTGTACGTGTTCTCATTGGTCGGTCGCGGACCGGTGTTGGAAGCCGTCGAGGCTCCGGCAACCACCGCTGCGATGACGGTCGCCAACGCGTTGATGTTGAATCAAGAGAACGAAGAAGACGACGTCGACACGCTGCCCAAGATCACTTCCGTGAAAGTGCCCAGTGTGATGATCCCGCCCAGCGATATCGCGGCGGTGACCGTTGCCAGCTACATCCCGACCGGGCCGAACACATTGCCGCTGTATGAACTGCACGGTGCGACTCAGCCACTGACGGACGTCGCCGGGATGGTGCAACAGCAAGTGGACGCGGAGATGCCATGGACGATCGCTCGCGGAATGATCCGGCAAGGCGGCAAAGAATTGGCGGTTGCCTCCGTGCGAAAAAACCTTGGATTGACTGGGCCAGCCGGAACGATGTTCCAATTCGCAACCTCGACGGCCTGGACCGCGACCGAAACTGCGGACACGCGTTGCTGGGGTTTGCTGCCGCGAGAGATCCAGGTCTTGCGCGCCGAATTGCCTGCGGGAGATCACACGGTCGAGTTCGCGCCGGTTCGCTACGACGGTCAGCCGATCGCGGCGCCCAGTCGCCTGCCGCTGCGAATTCACAATGCGAAGAACACTTACGTGTTGATCGTCGCTCCGACCCAGCAGATCTACGTCGTGACCGCGGCGACTCCGTGACGCAGGAGTCGAAACGAAGCAGAAATTCACGGCAGCTTCTGGCTCTGCACTCAGCCCGCCAATCTCGACTCTTTCCTGGGCTGCGACGATCGGGATTCTTTCGTTAAGTTGTGGGGACAATTGTGACGTCCATTTTCCCGCACCCCACTGTCCACGATGCTCGATCGCAAATTCATCCTGCAAAACGCCCAGCTTGTCGCTGAAAATTCCGCCAAGCGAGGCGTTTCCGTCGACGTTGACGCGATCTGCCGTCTCGAAGCCGAACGGATGGACGCGTTGAAGCAAGCTGAAGAACTCAATCGGCAAGCCAACGAAGTCAGCAAGCAGATCAAATCCGCGAAGGACAATGACGAGCGTCAGGAATTGATCGCGAAAGGTCGCAGCCTTCGCGAGCAAAAGGATGCCGCCGGCGCCGAGCAAGATCGCTTGGAAGGCGAAATCAACGAGCTGCAGACCATCCTTCCGAACATGACGCACCCCGATGTGCCCGAGGGCGGCGAGCACGATGCGAATGAAATCGGTCGCGGCAAAACGCCGGTGCCGGAGTTGGATTTCCAACCGCTGGATCACTTGCAGCTGGGCGAGAAACACGACTTGTTCGACTTTGAAGGCGGAGCCCGCGTTGCCGGTTCCGGTTTTTACTTCTTGAAAAACGCCGCCGTGCGTTTGGACTTGGCACTGCAACAATTCGCGATTTCGCACTTGGCCGGCAAAGGTTTCACGCCCGTTTCAACGCCCGATCTGGCGCTGACCAGCGTGCTGCAAGGAACTGGGTTCAACCCGCGTGGACCTGAAACGCAGATCTACAGCATCGAAAACACTGAGCTGAACTTGGTCGCAACGGCCGAAATTCCCTTGGGCGGGATGCTCAGCGGACAAGTGCTCGCCAGCGAAGAATTGCCACTTCGTTATTGTGGCTTGAGCCACTGCTTTCGAACCGAAGCCGGTGCGGCCGGACGAGCCAGCAAGGGGCTGTACCGGGTTCACCAATTCACCAAAGTCGAAATGTTCGCGTTCACGTTGCCCGACCAAAGCACGGCGATGCACGAAGAGATGCGTGAACTGGAATGCGAAATCTTTGACGCCTTGGAAGTGCCTTACCGAGTGATCGACACCGCGACGGGTGACTTGGGCGGCCCCGCATATCGCAAGTACGACTTGGAAGCCTGGATGCCTGGACGTGGCGAAGCGGGTGACTGGGGCGAAGTGACCAGCACCAGCAATTGCACCGACTACCAAGCTCGTCGATTGAATGTGCGATCAAAGTCCAACACCCAGAAGGGCACCGACTTTGTTCACACGCTCAACGGCACCGCCATCGCGACCGGACGAGCCATGATTGCAATTTTGGAAAACCACCAACGTGCTGACGGAACGATCAACGTTCCTGAAATTTTGCGGCCATGGGTTGGCTGTGACGTTTTGGAATGTGAGTGATCACTGACCACCTGAGTTCGAATCCATGTCCGCACATCGCGATGCGAAACGGAACCTTCCGACGAAGATCTGCCCGGTCTGTCGGAGGGAGTTCGCTTGGCGAAAAAAGTGGGCTCGCGATTGGGGCAAAGTCCGCTATTGCAGCAATGCGTGCCGGAAAAAGGCATCCACGCCAAGAACCAATCCATGAGTTGTCGGGTACAATTGATTTGGCCGGCCTCCGTTGAATTGACCCGCCTTCCAATGAATTGACCGGGCTCCGTGATGGATGGCCCGATTGCAATTCCATCACGAACCATTTCCTCCACATCGAATTTGCCCCATGAGCCAACAGACCGCTGACGAAATCTTGGACGCGTCGTACCTGGAAGTTCGAGCCAAAGTCTTGGAACTGGCAGCGGTGCTGGATCGGTTGGACCGTGCCCCGGGCGGGACCGAACGCTCACCTCGACGCGATCAACTCACGCAAGCGATTGAGATGTTGTTGGCCGATGATCCTGATCGCGCAGCGAAAGTTCAGCATTGGTTCTCTCGGCAATACGATCCCGATTGGAAGACCAACCTCGGTGTTGAAACGCCGAGCTCGAAATGAGCCCCGCGGCCATCGGCTGATATCGCTCCATTGCCCACCTACAAACACTCCGACTGACTGACCAGCAACATGGATTTCATCGACCCGCACATTCACATGGTCAGCCGTGTGACGGACGACTACGAAACGCTTGCTCGAATGGGATGCGTCGCTGTCAGCGAACCAGCGTTCTGGGCCGGTTTTGACCGCGGCACGGTCGACGGTTTTCGCGATTACTTTGAACAGCTCACCGCGGTCGAACCAAAACGAGCGGCTCAGTTCGGCATCCAGCATTACTGTTGGTTGTGCATCAACGCCAAGGAAGCCGAGAACGTCTCGCTGTCTCGCGAAGTCATCGCGATGATCCCCGAGTTCCTCGATCGTCCCGGCGTGCTGGGGATCGGTGAGATCGGATTGAACAAAAACACCAAGAACGAAGCGACGGTGTTTTTGGAACACATGGAGTTGGCGATCAAGTACGACCAGCCGATCCTGATTCACACGCCGCACTTGGAAGACAAATACCAAGGGACGCGAATGATCTTGGACATGTTGTGTGACGATTCACGCGTCAATCCTGATCGCGTGTTGGTGGATCACGTGGAAGAGCACACCGTCAGCGAAGTGCTCGATCGTGGTTTTTGGGCCGGGATGACGCTTTATCCGGTCACCAAGTGCACGCCCGATCGTGCTGCCGATATGATTGAACGCCATGCCGGTGAGAGATTGCTGGCGAACTCGGCGGGCGATTGGGGCATCAGCAAACCGACCGCCGTGCCCGACTTGATTTTCACGATGCGACGTCGTGGAATGGACGAAGCGTTGATTCGCAAAGTCGTGCACGACAACCCGGTTGAGTTCTTTTCAAAGAGCAAACAGTTTCACTACACGCCTCGGTGATTGAATTTTGTGAGCGAGCCAAGCAGCAGCGAATCCACGCTCACGCTGACCACACCGATTCAGTATTTGCCAGGCGTTGGGCCGGCGCGAGCGACGAAGCTTCGCAAGCTGGGACTGCGAATCGCTCGCGACATCCTGTTTCTGTTCCCGCGGAACCACACGTTCCCGCCTCCGCCGACCAAGGTCGCGGATTTGGCCGATGGCGAACCGGCCACCTTCATCGGAACGATCACCGATGCCGAGTTGGTCTCTCGCACGCCCGGCAAATCGATCTTTGCCGCGATCGTTGAGAATGATTCGGGTGCAGTTCGCATCGTGTTCTTCAATCAACCTTTCCGTGCCGAACAATTGACGTTTGAGACGAAGGTTCGAATCAGCGGCACGCCCAAACTGGCCGGGTTGCGTTGGGAGTTCACACATCCTCAGTACGAAGTCGTCCAAGAGGGCGAGCTGCCGGACGAGGACGCACCCGGTGGTTTGATTCTGGCCAATTATCCGTTGACAGAAGGCATCAAACAGTCGGATCTGCGCCGTTTGGCTCGTCCGTTGGTGGGTGAATTGGCCGGTCAACTGACCGAAGTGTTGCCCGAACGATTGCGATCCGACGCGGCCAAGCGTCTGAATGCGGCTGGGTTGGAATTGCCCGATGTGTTGCCTGATATCTCGGAGGCCTTGCGGGGCATTCATTTGCCAGAGAGCAAAGAAGACCTGACCGCGGCGCAAACTCGATTGGTGTTTCAAGAGTTGTTGGTGATGCAGTTGGCGCTGGCGATGCGACGTCGTTCGTTGACCAGCGAATTGCGTGCTCCGCCGCTGGAGTGTTCCGCGACCGTTCGGAATCGAATCTTGCGGCGGTTCCCGTTTGAGTTGACCGGCGATCAACGTCGTGTGATGGATGTGATAGCGGCCGACATGGCTCGACAGTTCCCGATGAACCGTTTGCTGCAAGGCGACGTCGGTAGCGGCAAAACCGTCGTCGCCATTTTCGCAATGTTGGTCGCTGTGGCGGGAGAACACCAATCCACCTTGATGGCCCCGACGGAAGTGCTAGCGAGACAGCATTACGCGACGCTCAAGCGGATGTTGGCGGACAGTCGTGTGCGAATCGGATTGCTGTGCGGTTCGCTTGGTGCGGCCGAGCGACGCGACACGGTCGAAAAGATCCGGACTGGTGAATTGGACATCGTGATCGGCACGCAAGCGTTGCTGTACGGCGTCGAGTTCCATCGCTTGGGGCTGTGCGTGATCGATGAACAACACAAGTTCGGTGTCAAGCAACGCGTGACGCTTCGCGATGGCGGTGTGGATCCGCACTACCTGGTCATGTCTGCCACCCCAATTCCACGAAGCGTGGCGATGACCCAGTTCGGCGACGTGGACCTGAGCACGTTGCGAGAAAAGCCCGCCGGTCGCGGTGCCGTGCACACGTACTTGGCCGGTGACAGTTGGCGTAACCGATGGTGGTCGTTTGTGAAAGAACGAGTGGCGGAAGGCCGGCAAGCTTTTGTCGTCGCTCCGCGAGTCGGGCCGGAGGTTGAGGCGGCAGACGAAGAGTTGTTGGAGGTCATCGACGCGACGGAACCGCCGGCGGAAGACATTTCGTCGGTGCATGCAACTTATGAACAACTTCGAACGGGACCGTTGAAAGGCTTGCGAGTCGGTTTGTTGCACGGCCGCATGGCTTCGGACGAGAAGCAGCAGGTGATGGAATCATTCGCCGAGGGTGAACTGGATGTTCTGGTCAGCACCACGGTGATCGAAGTTGGCATCGATGTGCCCAACGCGACTGTGATGGCAATCCTGGGTGGCAACCGGTTTGGGCTGGCTCAATTGCACCAACTTCGCGGGCGTGTCAGCCGAGGCACCCACGCGGGCCACGTTTGTGTGTTCGTCGATGGTGACAAACCGCCGCAAGAAGACGAGCGATTGAAGGTTTTTGAGCAAACGCTCGACGGTTTCGAATTGGCCGAAGCGGACTTTCGCCTGCGAGGTCCGGGCGACGTGTTGGGGCAGCGTCAAAGCGGCGACGCTCGTCTGAGAATCGCGGATTTGCATCGCGACGTTGAAATCCTGCAAGTCGCTCGTGAGATGGCCCAGGACTGGATCGACCAAGACCCAGAAATGGAATCCGAGGGCCTGGAAGATCTCAAGTCTCAAGTCCTCCGCCGCTATGGCAACCATCTCGACCTGAGCGACGGTGCGTAGCTGGACAGCATCGCAACGGATGAGACCCACTTGATCGAGTTAGCCGTATGGCGTCAGCCACGATTCCTTCCGCGAAAACCGTGGCTAACGCCAAACGGCTGATGTGCTGGGAAACCAGGCTGCTTCACCTCCCTCTGTGGAGCTGTTGCTTCATTGGGTATTAACGCGATGCACTCAATGAATCGAAGTCTCGCTTGCATCGCGTGAAGCATTTGTGAATTGGCTCATGTTCATATTGAACATGTTTCGTTTGCTTCTATCTTTCTCGCCAACATGAATTGATCGGTTCATTTTGGTGGTTGAGCGAATGCTCTTGGGGCGTCGCGGCGGTGTTTCGAACGAGCTCGCTGGATGCCCAAAAACTCATACTTTGTTACAGGGAGTAGGATTGATGGAGTTGCGATTGAAGCAGGGGATGCATGGCGGTCGCGTCACTTCCCACACAAGAAGGCAAGTGAAGAACGGAGGCAATGTGGCCTCGGGGTTCACGCTGGTCGAACTGTTGGTTGTGATTGCAATCATCGGGATTCTCGTTGGTTTGCTACTTCCCGCGGTTCAAGCTGCTCGGGAAGCCGCGCGGCGAATGCAATGTTCGAACAATCTGAAGCAAATGGGATTGGCTGCTCTGAACTTTGAGAGCGCCTACAGAAAATTGCCGGAAGGGCCGTTGGATGGTGCCCCGGATGCCATTACCACGAGCGGCGATCCCAATACTGCTGGGTATCCCAAGAATGGAACGTGTTGCCGAGCGGCGACGCGGACTGGGTGGAGCACTCAATACAAGATCCTTCCATTCTTGGAAGGGAACAACATTTACGAACTTGGGCGAGATGATCCGCCATACTGGCCATACGTCGCAAACAACGCCGGAGAGGACGATGTCGCTCAGTCGTTGGTGTCAACTTACTACTGTCCATCACGGCGATCGCCAAAGGGATACGGCAGTGCACGATTCGGAAGGGTCGACTACGCGGGATGTGCAGGGTTCTATAGCGGTCGCCCAGACTCGACCATCGACTTCATTCCGGAAGCTCCCTTGGGTGCCCCAGCCGTTTCAACACGGTCGAAAACAAATGGTGGGCTCGAGTACTCGAAGGGTGGAGCAATCGTTTGGCCCGGCGAAGGTGACAAACGGACTCTCTCAGACATCCTGGATGGAACGTCGAACACGATTGTATTCGCTGAGAAGTCACTTCATACATCGCAACATGGCCGTGACGGAGGTGACAACGAACGATGGAACAATGCAGGCTGGGATGAGTGCGTGGTTCGTTGGCATTTTCCGCCGAAACACGACCGCCAAACGGTGGCGCCGCTGCCGCCAGAGTCCTATGACGCATTCACAAATTGGAATCGCTACTTCGGGGCCGCTCATGCGTCGGGTTTGAATGCAGCATTCTGTGATGGATCGGTTCGATTCTTTTCCTACAACGTCGATGCAGAGCTATGGAAAAACCTGTGCGTCTGTGATGACGGCGAAATCATCGGAGGAGAATCACTATGAGTCGATTACGAAAAGAACTCGCCTGGGCGTTCGTCGTTGTTTGTTTTGGTTTGATCGGATGCGGTGGGGCGGAAACTCCACCGCCGCTCGGCGAAGAATTGCAGCAACAGATTGAGCAGGAAGACAAGCTGGTCGCGGATCAAGAATCTGCGATGTAGGCGGGGATGTTTGAGGTCAATCCCGTGAGCCGTTTTGGCATTTGCCTCGGTTGTGTGCGGGAACCGTGGCTAACGCCATGCGGCTGACGTTGTTTGAGGCTTCTGCTATCTGCTTGGATGGTATTGCGAACAGTATTGATTGGATTCAATCGAGTGAGACTTCTTATGTGTGCGAATTTGATCGATGCTGTTTGCTTGGCAAAGTCACGACCCGTTGCTGTTCTATCTGCATCTGTTTTGCTGATTGCGGTTTTTGGATGTGTCCCCTCATCGCCGGAGCCTTCTGCTTCCAATGTGCGACAGGGTGTTAAGAAGCCGGAGGGGGCGCCGGACGTGAAGGAGTTCACTGCTTGGCGTCCATTTTTCACGACGGACTATGGGGTAGTGAGTGGAAGCGACATGGTGGGCACCGGTTTCGCTTTTCAATTGAGCGAAGAGTCCACGCCGGTTTTTGTGACCACGTTGCACATGCTCGGCACAGTGAATGGGCTGGAGAAGGACATCCTTCCCAACGAGCTTCAAAGTTCGGTTGAGTCGACCTTTCTGAGCGATGTTTTTGGTGCGACGGATGGTGTGAAGCAAATCGGTTCGCCCTATGAGCCGTGTGACGAAGAGGACGAGCAGAAGATCGTTGAGATGGATGTCGTGGCGTTTGACCTTGTTGGGCGATTCAAGCCAGAGTTGCTGGAGCTGTCTGAGCAAACCGTTCAAGTGGGGCAAAGGCTTTGGATGGTCACCGCGGTCTTCGCGGGGGCCTCGCCGAGTCAGAAGTGTCACGCATTGAAGGTGACCGATGTCGAAGAAGGAAAGATACGATATCGATTCGAGAGTGATCGTCTGTCTTTAAAAGCCACCGATGGGGCGCCGCTCCTGTTTGATTCAGGCCTTGTTGCTGGAATGCACCAAGGAGGCTCAGCCGATGAGAAGGATGGAGTCTCCGGTCACGGCATCACATCCGACGTGTTGCGGCAGGCGATTGAGTCGATGTGTCTGGATCGCTAGCTAGACGACATCGGTACTCGACTTGCCTAGTGCCTCCGGAACGATTTGATCTGGCGTGAAGCTTGCCGGCGATGGAAACTGCTTGTCTTTCGCATCTTCACGGAGTGGGATATGTCAGGCAAGGCGGCGAAGGTTGTAGTGACTGAGAAACAGTTGGCGTTGCTCGAGGAGTTCGTGGCGGCCAGGTCGACGCCGAGCGGACTTCAAGTGCGTTGTCGTATCATCTTGCTCGCTCGCCAAGGGCACAACAATGAGGCGATCGAAGCAATCGTTGGGCTTGGACATGATGCGGTTGGAACTTGGCGACGTCGATGGAGGGACAACTGGCCACGTTTGATCAGCATCGAGTGCGGCGAAGGCGTTCCGGCATTGAAAAAAGCGATCGTCGAATTGCTCAGCGATATCAAGCGGTCGGGCCGACGTCCACGAATTACGCAGACACAGCAAGCAGACTTGGCCTCCAAAGCATGCGAAGATCCCCAGGATTCAGGGCGGCCAATCAGTCAGTGGAGTAGCGATGAGTTGGCCCACGAGATGAGCCGCATCCGCCAAGCGTTTACCATCAGCGGCCGTTGGGTCCGCGAGCTTCTCGCCCGCATGGACATCCGGCCGCATCATCATCAGTACTGGCTGTTCTCCAAAGATAAAACGAAGGACCCAATGTTTGAGGTCAAGGTCGATGCGATTTGCACTGCCTATGCCGAAGCAATCGAGCTGTATTGTCGCGACGGTGTTCACACGATCTGCGTCGATGAGATGACCGGCATCCAAGCTCTCCAGCGAATTGCCCCGGACTTACCGGTTCGCCGTCACGATGTCGCTCGCCTGGAATACGAGTACCAACGCCATGGAACAACAGGGCTCTTTGGCAATCTCCACGTTGCAACGGGACAGATCTGGGCACCGCTTCTTCGAGACACGCGTGGCGAACTGGACATGCTCGAGAACATCAACAATGTAATCAGCCAAGGTGGTGAAGACGCAACCTACCGGTTCGTGATGGACAATCTAAACACTCACTGCAGTGAAACACTGGTGAAGATGATCGCTACGATGATCGGCTTTGAGGGCGACCTTGGGCTCAAGGGCCGCAAAGGGATATTGCAGTCGACAGCCAGTCGTCGAGAATTCCTCAGTGATCCGTCTCATCGGATTCAATTTATCTTCACACCTCGCCATTGCTCATGGCTCAACCAAATTGAAATCTGGTTTGGAACGCTACGTCGAAAACTGCTGAGGCGAATGAGCTTCACATCGATCGAGCATTTGGAAGATCGAATCCTGGCTTTCATCGAATACTACAACAGCACGCTGGCAAGGCCATATAAGTGGACCTATCAGGGCACGCT
Coding sequences within:
- a CDS encoding IS630 family transposase — protein: MTEKQLALLEEFVAARSTPSGLQVRCRIILLARQGHNNEAIEAIVGLGHDAVGTWRRRWRDNWPRLISIECGEGVPALKKAIVELLSDIKRSGRRPRITQTQQADLASKACEDPQDSGRPISQWSSDELAHEMSRIRQAFTISGRWVRELLARMDIRPHHHQYWLFSKDKTKDPMFEVKVDAICTAYAEAIELYCRDGVHTICVDEMTGIQALQRIAPDLPVRRHDVARLEYEYQRHGTTGLFGNLHVATGQIWAPLLRDTRGELDMLENINNVISQGGEDATYRFVMDNLNTHCSETLVKMIATMIGFEGDLGLKGRKGILQSTASRREFLSDPSHRIQFIFTPRHCSWLNQIEIWFGTLRRKLLRRMSFTSIEHLEDRILAFIEYYNSTLARPYKWTYQGTLLAA